The window TGATGCCGGTCATGGCGCCATGGCGTTCGGGCGAGCACCAGACCATGCCTTCGGACCACTGCGCCAGATCGCGCAGTTCCTGGACCTTGGGGTGGTCTTCCGGCGCGCCATCGGGCAGTGGCAGTCCACGCGGATCGTAGATGCGCGTATCGGCGCCCATGGCCTGCAGCAGGCGTGCGGCCTCCTCGGTCAGCAGCCGGCTGTAAGAGCGCTCGCGCACCGAACCATAGAGCAGCAGGATGCGCGGCGCATGGGCGGCATGCGCCGCGGGCAGCAGCTGCCGCAGATCGGGCTTGCGGAAGTACTGCGCATCGAGGTTCGGAAGATCAGGGTTTGCCGACACGCTGGCCCTTCGCGTCGACCACGGCTTCGCCATCTTCCTTGGTGAACGCCGCTTGTTGAGGACGCGGCAGGATGTCGAGCACGGTTTCCGAGGGCCGGCACAGGCGCGTGCCGAGCGGCGTCACGACAATAGGCCGGTTGATGAGGATGGGATGTTGCAGCATGAAGCCGATGAGCTGCTCGTCGGTCCACTTCGCATCGTCCAGGCCGAGTTCGTCATAGGGTGTGCCCTTGCGGCGCAGCAGATCGCGCACGGGCATGCCCATCGCGGCAACGAGTTGCTCCAGCGTCTCGCGGTCCGGCGGGTGCCGCAGGTATTCGATGACCGTCGGCTCCTCGCCGGTGTTGCGGATCAGCGCGAGCACATTGCGAGACGTGCCGCAGCCGGGGTTGTGGTAGATCGTGATGTCGTTCATGGAAGTCGGGTATCGAGGTGTCATTGGCGGAAAAACAATCGTCAACCCAGCCGCAGGGCGAGCGCGGCGAGTGTCACGAACAGCACCGGCACGGTCAGCACGATGCCGACCCTGAAATAGTAGCCCCAGCCGATCGTCGTGCCTTTCTGAGCCAGCACATGCAGCCACAACAAGGTCGCCAGGCTGCCGATCGGCGTGATCTTCGGCCCCAGGTCGCAGCCGATCACGTTGGCGTAGACCATGGCCTCCTTGACCACACCGGTGGCGCCGGTCGCATCGATGGACAGCGCGCCGATCAGCACCGTCGGCATGTTGTTCATCACCGAGGACAACAGGGCCGTCAGGAAGCCGGTGCCCAACGCGGCACCCCACACACCGCCTTGGGCGAACAGGTTCAGCAGCCCGGCGATGTGATCGGTGAGCCCGGCATTGCGCAGCCCGTACACCACGAGGTACATGCCGAGCGAGAACACCACGATCTGCCAGGGGGCGCCGTGCAGGACCTTCTTCGTGCTGATCACCGCGCCGCGGCCCGCCACCGCCAGCAGCACGGCCGCACCGGCCGCGGCCACGGCGCTCACCGGCACGCCGATCGGCTCCAGACCGAAGAAGCCCAGCAGCAGCAGCGCCAGCACGATCCAGCCCGCGCGAAAGGTCCGGTGGTCGCGGATCACCTCATGCGGTGCCTTCAACGACCGCACGTCGTAACGCGCCGGGATGCTGTGCCGGAAGTGGAACATCAGCACCAGCAGGCTGGCCAGCACGGCCGCGAGGTTCACCGGCACCATGACCGCTGCGTAGGCGTTGAAGCCGATCTTGAAGAAATCGGCGGAGACGATGTTCACCAGGTTGGACACGATCAGCGGCAGGCTGGCGGTGTCGGCGATGAAACCCGCCGCCATCACGAAGGCCAGCGTGGCCGCCGGCGTGAAGCCGAGCGCGACGAGCATCGCCATCACGATGGGCGTGAGGATCAACGCGGCGCCGTCGTTGGCGAAAAGCGCCGAAACCGCGGCGCCCAGCAGCACGATGAAGGCGAACAGCCGCCGCCCGCTTCCCCGGCCCCAGCGCGCCACGTGCAAGGCGGCCCATTCGAAAAAGCCGGCCTCGTCGAGCAGCAGGCTGATGACGATGACGGCAATGAAAGTGGCGGTCGCGTTCCAGACGATGCCCCACACCACCGCAACGTCGCCCAGGTGGACCACGCCCAAAAGCAATGCCATCACGGCGCCGAGCGAAGCGCTCCAGCCGATACCCAGGCCGCGCGGTTGCCAGATGACCAATACGAGCGTGAAGATGAAGATCAGGATGGCCGCTGGCATGAAGGCGTTCGATGAGATTGAAGAGCGTCGCCGGCCAGCTCGCATGCCTGCCCTTGGCAGCAGTTTTCGGTGAGAAAGGCCAGGAGTTGGTTCATCTCCTCGAAAGACGCCCGGTAGATGAGATTGCGGCCCTGGCGCTCCTGTGAAACCAGGCCGGCATTGGCCAGTTCCTTGAGGTGAAAGGACAGGCCGGTGGCCGGAACTTCGAGCGCCTCCGCGAGCGCGCCCGGCGTCATGCCGTCGGGCCCTGCGACGACCAGGGCGCGGAACACCCGCAGGCGAACCACCTGGGCCAGCGCCAACAGAGAACGAACCACGGCATTTTCTTCCATGGTTCAATTATTATTGAATTATTTAATTCATGCAAATCCGCAGGCACGTTGACAGGCTTCGTCAGCAAGGCTCAGGCCGCCTTGGCCCGCTGTTCAAGCGTCAAGGCCTCTCGCCCCCGTTTGGTCAGGGAGAAAACCGTACCGAACGGTTGGCCCGCATCCGGCGGCGATGTCACGGCGGCGATGAAGTTCGCCGCCCGAAGCCAGCGGAGCTGCTCGACGACATAGGGGTCTCGTACTGTGAGGGGCAAGGACTGGGAAGCCAGTTCGCGCAAGAGCGCCATCGCCATGGTGGGTCTCCTTTCAAGATTGGCGGTGTGGAGAATTTGCTTCGTGAACTGCGGCGCGGCCGTCGCGCCTGACGCCCCGGCAGGCGGCGCGTCAGGCGCCAGGCTCAGGCCACCTGGACTTCGATGCGCCGCGGCTGCGCGTGCGCAGCCTTCGGGATGCGCAGCGTCAACACGCCCTGGGCGAGCTCGGCCGAAACCTTCTCGGTGTCGAGCTCTTTGCTGAGCGTGAAGACCCGGCGAAAACGCGCCAGGCCGACCTCGGTGTGGCTGGAGGTCAGTCCTTCGGGCACGGCCAAGTCGGCCTCCGCTTCGATGGTCAGCGTGCCGGCCTCCACCTGCAGCTGCAGTTTTTCCCGGCTCACCCCGGGCAGGTCGGCGTAGAGCGTGATCCCGCCGTTGTCCTCGATCACATCCACCGGCGGCGTCAGGGCCGCATCGCTGTAGCGGGTGGATGCGGCTTGCGCGTTGCCTTGCGTGGCACCGGCGGTCTGAAGCTTGTCGTTCATGGTTGGCTCCTCTGTTTCTGAATGGGAACTCACTGGATGGTGATGCGCCGCGGCTGGGACGAGGCCCGGCGCTGCACCGACACGTGCAGCACGCCGTCGCGCAGCCGGGCCTCGATCGCTTCCGGATCGGCGTCTTCGGGCAGCGTCAGCACGCGGTGGAACTTGCCGTCGAAGCGTTCGTTGATGTGGATGGTGGACTTGGCATCGGCCGACGACAGCGGCGTCTTGCGCTCGCCCGCAATGGTGAGCACGCCGCGCTCGAGATGGACCTCGAGCGTGGCCGGGTCGACGCCTGGTGCAAAGGCATAGATTTCGATGGCCTTGGGGGTGCTACCGACGTTCAGCGCCGGAAAGCCGTTGCGGGCGAAGCCGCGAATGGTGGGAGACAGATCGTAAGCCTGCTGCATCTCGCGCTGCAGGCGATCCATCTCGGCGAAGACGTCGCGCGGGAAAAAGGATCGGTACATGGCGGTGACTCCATTCAAAGTGGTTGAACGGAACGCCGGAGAACGCGCCTCCAGCGTTTCCGTTTTCCCATCTGGGAGCGGGCGTCCGTGTTTCAAGGGCCTGGAAACGCGTCGTAAGGGAGCGGCCTTCTGGCAAGGACTTCGTCTTCCCCATATTTATCAAATATGCCAATAACCACCGGAATTTTGATTTCTGCCAAGTCACCTCAATTTCCCAAGAAATACGTGTTCAATTTGGTATCAATTTAATCAAATAACTCATATATTTGATACCTCTTCAACCCATCCCGTGACCATGCTTGACCTTCCACTCATCACCCGCGCCGGAACGCAGGAAGCCTCGTCCGTTCGCGAATACCTGTCCTTCACCCTGGGCTCCGTGGACTACGGCATCGACATCCTGACTGTTCAGGAAATCCGTTCCTTCACTTCGCCCACCCGCATCGCCCATTCACCCGTCGAGGTGCTGGGCGTGATGAACCTGCGCGGCGTGGTGGTGCCCATCGTCGACCTGCGCCTCAAGCTCGACTGCGCCAACGCGGAATACAACCTGTCCACCGTGGTCATCGTGCTGAACCTGGGGACGAAGGTCGTCGGCGTGGTCGCCGACTCCGTTTCCGACGTGGTCCGCCTCGAGCCAGGGGAAGTCCTGCCCGCACCCGACGTCCACACCGGGCACGGCGAAGGCTTCATCACCGGCATGGCCACCGTCGGTGAGCGCATGCTGATCCTCGTCGACGCCGAATCCCTTCTTTGCGGTGCGGAAAGCGCGTCGCCCACACAGGCCTTGGTCTGAGCCCTTTCGGAGAAACTCGCAATGAACTTCAAGAACCTCACGGTCAAAAGCCAGTTGGGCTTTGCCTTCGGCCTTCTGGCCATTCTGGTGCTGGCCGTTTCCCTGGTGGCGATCAGCGCACTCGGCAATAGCAACCGGGACTTCCAGCATTACAGCCATCTCAACGTGGCACGCACGCAACTCGTCACCGACATCGAGAGCGCCGTGAACCGGCGCGCGGTGGCCGCGCGCAATCTGGTGCTGGTCAACACGCCGCAGGACGTTGCCGCGGAACAGCAAGCCGTGACCGTGGCGCATCAAGACACCCAGAAGCACCTGGCGGCCCTGAATGCGGCACTCAACAAGTCCCCCGAAACGACCGCGGAGGAACGGCGGCTGGTGGAAGACATCAACCGCATCGAGGCGTCCTACGGGCCCGTGGCGCTGGGCATCGTCAAGCTGGCGCTGGACGGCAAGAAGGACGAAGCCATCGCCAAGATGAACAAGGAATGCCGCCCTCTGCTGGCCGCGCTGTTGAAAGCCAGCGCCGACTACCAGACCTTCAGCGACAAGAACGGCGACGCGAGCCTGGCCCAGGCCGAGGCCAACTACAACCAGGCCCGCTGGCTGCTGATCGCGGCCAGCCTGGCAGCCGTCGCCTCGGCCGTCCTGCTCGGCTACCTCATTACCAGCCGCCTGGTGCGCGCCCTCGGCGGCGAGCCCGGCACGGCAGCGGCTGTGGCCCGCTCGGTCGCCGAGGGTGACCTGACCACGGACATCCCGACCAAGGCGGGCGACGACAGCAGCCTGATGGCGCAACTCAAGGTCATGCAGACCAGCCTGGTCGGCGTGGTTGCCAACGTGCGCCAAAGCGCCGAGGGCGTGACGACGGCCAGCGCCGAGATCGCACAGGGCAACCAGGACCTCAGCGGGCGTACCGAGCAGCAGGCCAGCGCGCTGGAGGAAACAGCCGCCTCGATGGAGGAGCTTTCGAGCACCGTGCGGCAGAACGCGGACAGCGCCCGCCAAGCCAGCCAACTGGCGGTGAACGCCTCCACCGTGGCCGTGCAGGGCGGCGAGGTCGTCAGCCGCGTGGTGGAAACCATGAAGGGCATCAACGACAGCTCGAAGAAGATCGCCGACATCATCAGCGTGATCGACGGCATCGCCTTCCAGACCAACATCCTGGCGCTCAATGCCGCGGTGGAGGCGGCCCGCGCGGGCGAACAGGGCCGCGGCTTCGCCGTGGTGGCCAGCGAAGTGCGCAGCCTGGCCCAGCGCAGCGCCACGGCGGCCAAGGAGATCAAGGTCCTGATCGACACCAGCGTGACCCAGGTCGAGCAGGGCACGACCCTGGTCGCCAGCGCCGGCGCGACGATGACCGAGGTGGTGTCTTCGATTCGCCGCGTCACCGACATCATCGCGGAGGTCAGCGCCGCGAGTTCGGAGCAGAGCCAGGGCGTGAGCCAGGTCGGCGAAGCCGTCACGCAGATGGACCAGGTGACCCAGCAAAATGCGGCCCTGGTCGAGGAAAGCGCCGCCGCGGCCAACAGCCTCAGCACCCAGGCGCAGCAGTTGCTCAAGGCCGTGGCCGTGTTCAAGCTCGGCGCACACGAGCATCAGCATGCGGCCAACGCGGCGACGCTGGCCAGTGCGCCGCTCACCGAACGCCGCGGTCCGCACCGGGCCGCCAATGTGGTCCGTCCCGCCTTTGCAGGCCATGCCAAGGCCGCACCGAAGAAGGCCGAGCCGGTCTCCCTGCCGTTGCAGAAGGCGGGCAATGACGACTGGACCAGTTTCTAGGCTGCCGGCGGAGGGCGCATGCCCGCTGCGTTCAATCCACCACCGTCAACTTCGCCACGCTCAGCGCCAGCCACTTCACCCCGTGGCGCGGGAAGTTGATCTGCGCGCGCGCATCGTCGCCCGCGCCTTCGAGCGTCTGCACCTTGCCCTCGCCGAACTTGTTGTGAAACACCTTCATGCCGACCTTCAGGCCGTGTGAAGGCGCGGCCTTCTGCGGCGGCACGGGCGGGCTGGCGAAGGTGGCGGTCTGTGCATTGAAAGCGCCTCTGGCGCTGGCGTAGCCTTCGCTGCCCGCTCCTGAATTGCGAGCAAAGCCGCCACTGCAGCCCCCACCCATGCCCGAGGCGAAACCGGGCTGTTTCGGCGTGATCCACTTCAGCGCGCCTTCCGGCAGTTCCTCGAAGAAGCGGCTCTTGATGTGGTAACGCGTCTGCCCGTGCAGCATGCGCGTCTGCGAGAAGCTCAGGTACAGGCGCTTCCTCGCGCGCGTGATGGCCACATACATCAGCCGGCGCTCTTCCTCGAGCGCGGTGCGGTCGCTCATGGAATTTTCGTGCGGGAACAGCCCCTCCTCCATGCCGGTGACGAACACGGCGTCGAACTCCAGGCCCTTGGCGGCATGCACGGTCATGAGTTGCACGGCATCCTGCCCAGCCTGGGCCTGGTTGTCACCGGATTCGAGCGCGGCATGGGTCAGGAAGGCGGCCAGCGGCGACAGGGTCTCGCCGCTGTCCTGGTCGATGTAGCTCGGCGGAAGATCGTCCGTAGCCAGGTTCGGGTCGATGCCCTGGCTGGCGGGCGACTGCGACAGGGCGCCACCGCCGAGTTCATCCACCGGCAGCGCCACGGCGTCGCGGCCGAAGCCTTCCTGCGAGACGAAACTTTCGGCCGCGTTCACGAGTTCGGCCAAATTCTCCAGCCGGTCGGCGCCTTCGCGGTCGGCCTTGTAGTGTTCGACCAGGCCGCTGTGGTCGAGCACGAGTTCGATGATCTCGCGCAGCGTCTGGCCTGCGGTCTGCTCGCGCATCACGTCCAGCTTGGCCACGAAGCCGCCGATGTTGGTGCCGGCCTTGCCGCCGAGGCTGCTCACGGCGTCGTGCAGCGAACAGCCTGCGGCCTTGGCCGCGTCCTGCAGCTGCTCAATGCTGCGCGCGCCGATGCCGCGCGGCGGAAAATTCACCACGCGCAGGAAACTGGTGTCGTCGTTGGCGTTCTCCAGCAGGCGCAGATAGGCCAACGCGTGTTTGATTTCGGCGCGTTCGAAGAAGCGCAGGCCGCCATACACGCGGTACGGCACGGCGGCGTTGAACAGCGCGGTCTCGATCACCCGGCTCTGCGCGTTGCTGCGGTAGAGCACGGCGATCTCCTTGCGCTCGTGGTCGTCGCGCACCAGCTGCTTGACCTCGTCGACCAGCCATTGCGCCTCGTCGTAGTCGCGCGGGCTCTCGACCACGCGCACCGGCTCGCCCGGGCCCTGCTCGGTGCGCAGGTTCTTGCCCAGGCGCTTGCTGTTGTGGCTGATGAGCGCGTTGGCCGAATCCAGGATGTTGCTGCCGCTGCGGTAGTTCTGCTCGAGCTTGATCTGCCGCGTCACGTTGAACTCGCGCACGAAGTCGGCCATGTTGCCCACGCGCGCGCCGCGGAAGGCGTAGATGCTCTGGTCGTCGTCGCCCACGGCCAGCACGCTGCCCGGAGCATGGCGCAAGGCCGCGCCGGATTCGATGTCGGCCGGCCCGTGGCCCGACAGCATCTTGATCCACGCGTACTGCAGGGTGTTGGTGTCCTGGAATTCGTCGATCAGGATGTGGCGGAAGCGCCGCTGGTAGTGCTCTCGGATCGGGTCGTTGTCGCGCAGCAGTTCGTAGCTGCGCAGCATGAGCTCGCCGAAGTCGACCACGCCTTCGCGCTGGCACTGCTCTTCGTAGAGCTGGTAGATCTCGATCTTCTTCAGCGTCTCCGCATCGCGCGCCTCCACCATGTTCGGGCGCAGGCCGTCTTCCTTGCAGCCGGCGATGAAGTACTGCGTCTGCTTGGCCGGAAAACGTTCGTCGTCGACGTTGAACTGCTTCATCAGCCGCTTGATCGCGCTGAGCTGGTCCTGCGTGTCCAGGATCTGGAAGCTCTGCGGCAGGTTCGCCAGCTTGTAGTGCGCACGCAGGAAGCGGTTGCACAGGCCGTGGAAGGTACCGATCCACATGCCGCGCACGTTCACCGGCAGCATGGCGGCCAGCCGCGTCATCATTTCCTTGGCGGCCTTGTTGGTGAAGGTCACGGCCAGGATGCCGCCGGGCGTGACCTGGCCGGTCTGCAGCAACCAGGCGATGCGGGTGGTCAGCACCCGTGTCTTGCCCGAGCCGGCGCCGGCCAGGATCAGCGCGTGTTCAGCCGGCAGCGTGACGGCGGCCAGCTGCTCGGGATTGAGGTTGTGCAGCAGCGGCGAGTTCGAACCAAGGGGCGCTGCGACATGACCCGAGACGGGATTTGGATTTGCTGAGAACATAGGGCCATTGTAGAAACCGCACCTCCCCACCTCATGCCCCTGACCACATCACCCCTGGTTTCACTTCTGCACCGGCGCCGATGGGCCTGTGCGCTGATGTTGGCCTCGCCGTTCGCCGCGGCCGCCCAGTCGTTCTGCGCCAGCGACGGCCAGCCCGCGCCGAGTGCCATCGTCGAGCGCTTCATCAGCGCCGACTGCGAAAGCTGCTGGGCCACGGCCGGCGCCAAACCCGCCGCGAATGCGATGGTGCTCGACTGGATCGTGCCCGGCAGCCGCGGCGACGACGCACCGCTTTCCGCCGCCGCTACGCGCGACAGCCTGGCCCGGCTTGCCGCGCTGCACCAGCCCCCGCCTGGCACCGCGGCCAACACACTCACCAATACGCCCGTGCGGCGCATTGGTGGCGCGAGCCGGCTGCGCGTGGCCCATGGCCTGCCGCTGGCTGGCTACGTCGGGGCCTCGATCGAGCTCAAGCCAGTCCCGGCGCGCGCCGAAGCGGCGCCGTGGACGGCCTGGCTGGTGCTGGTGGAAACCATCGCGGCCGGCAGCGAAGGCACGCCGGTCACGCGCAACCTGGTGCGCAATGTGCTGGTACAGGACTGGAACCCGGCCCAGGCCGCGCCAGCCGCCGAGACCCCGGCCGGCACCAGATCCGTGCCGCGGCTTTTCGAATCGCGGCCGATGGGTGTTGCCGAAGGCGCGCGGCCCGAACGCCTGCGCGTGCTGGGCTGGGTGCAGGATGCGCAGGGCCGGGTGTTCGGTGCGGCGCAGTCGAAGTGCATCGCGCCGAAGGAATGACCTGCGGTTTTTGCTGCAACGGCGGGCTTGTGTTAGTTTGAACCCATCGATCAACCCCCAAGGGAGTGCCGAATGTTCTCGGTCTACGGCGTGACGGGCAAGGTGTTCACCGGCACCGTCGAGCAGCTGCGCCACATCGACAAGGTGAACGCACTCGCGCGCCTGCGCCGCATCGAGCCGGGCGACGTGGACATGCCGCCCGACCAGACGGTGCAAGGCTTGCCCGGTGGCTTCGCAGGCGCCGCGCCCTCGCCGCAGTCGCCCGTGCGCTCCGCGATTGCCGCCTACGTCACGGCCACGGTGCCCGACACGCCGCGCCAGCCGCTGGACCGGGTCGATCTGCTGATGAGCCAGCCCGCGATCACCGTGCGCGCCGAAGCCACGCTCGGCGAGGCCTCCGCACTGCTCAGCCAGCACCGGATCGGCCAGATGCCGGTGGTCGACGGGCTCGGCCGCCTGGTTGGCCTGCTGTTGCGCGCCGACCTGTTCCGCCCGCAGCGCGCCGCATCCGCCGTGGCACCGCCAGCCTCTGCCTCGACGGCTGTCGGCCCGCCCGCCACCGAGCCCGCACCCGAGCCGGCCGCGCCCGACTGGGACACGCTGATGGCCCAGCCCGTGGCCGACCTCATGTGGACGCCGGTGCCCAGCGTCTCGGCCGACACCGACATCCGCCGCGTCGCCCGCGTGCTGCTCGACACCGCGCTGCCCGGCCTGCCGGTGGTGGACGATGCGGGCGGCGTGACCGGTTTCGTGTCGCGTACCGACATCCTGCGCGCGGTCGCTTCCGATCCACCCTTGGACGTCTGGGGATGAACACGCCCTCGCCAGTGGCGCTGCTCATCAACATCGACGTGCCCGACCTGGCCGCCGCCGTGCGCTTCTACGAAGCCGCGACCGGACTTCGCCTGAACCGCCGGCTCTTCGGCGGCAGCGTGGCCGAAATGCGCGGCGCCGCGGTACCGGTGTACCTGCTCGAGAAACCCGAGGGCTCGGGCGCCGGCCCGCATGTGCCGCAAAACCGCGGGTACGCCAGGCACTGGACCCCGCTGCATCTGGACTTCGTGGTCGAGGACCTGGACGCGGCCGTGGCCAACGCGATAGCGGCCGGCGCCACCCTCGAAACCGGGCCGACCCTGCACGCCTGGGGCTACATCGCCACGCTGGGCGACCCTTTCGGCCACGGCCTGTGCTTCCTGCAATGGACGGGCCAAGGCTACGAGCCCTGATTTCCCGTGTAGGGACAAGAAATGGGTAGCGCTATCTTTCGGCTAGGATGCCGGCCATGTCCAAAGCGCCCCCGCCCCCCAAACGCAGCCGCCGCCGCAGCGGCGCTGTGACGTTGCACGACGTGGCACGCCTCGCCGCCGTGGCGCCGATCACGGCATCGCGTGCGCTGAACACGCCCGAGCGCGTTTCGGCCGAGGTGCGACAGAAGGTGGCCGAAGCCGTCAAACGCACCGGCTACGTGCCGAACCTGCTGGCCGGCGGCCTGGCCTCCACGCGCAGCCGGCTGATCGCCGCGGTGGTGCCGACCATTGCTGGCCCAGTGTTCCTGCAGACCATCCAGGCGTTGACCGCGGCGCTGGCCGAACACGGCTACCAGCTGATGCTGGGCCAGAGCGGCTATGTGGATTCGCGCGAGGATGCGCTGCTCGAAGCCATCATCGGCCGCCGACCCGACGGCATCGTGCTCACCGGCATCATGCATTCCGCCGAGGGCCGACGGCGCCTGCTGGCCTGCGGCATTCCGGTGGTCGAGACCTGGGACCTGACGCCCACGCCGATCGACATGCTGGTCGGCTTTTCGCACGCCGAGGTCGGCCGCGCCGTCGCGGAATTCCTGTTCGCCCGGGGCCGGCGCCGGCTGGCCGTGGTGGCCGGCGACGACGAGCGCTCCACGCGCCGGCACGAGGCCTTCAAGGCCGCCGCCACGGCACTCGGCCTGCCCCCGGTGGCGATGGTCGTGGTGCCGGCGCCCACCACGCTCAAGAGCGGCCGACGAGCCCTGGCCGAGCTGCTGCAGGCCGACACCCGCATCGACGCCGTGTTCTGCAGCTCGGACTTGCTCGCGCTCGGCGTGCTCACCGAGGCGCAGGCGCGCGGCCTGACCGTGCCCGCGCAACTCGCCGTGGTGGGTTTCGGCGACCTCGAATT of the Rhodoferax koreense genome contains:
- a CDS encoding LacI family DNA-binding transcriptional regulator → MSKAPPPPKRSRRRSGAVTLHDVARLAAVAPITASRALNTPERVSAEVRQKVAEAVKRTGYVPNLLAGGLASTRSRLIAAVVPTIAGPVFLQTIQALTAALAEHGYQLMLGQSGYVDSREDALLEAIIGRRPDGIVLTGIMHSAEGRRRLLACGIPVVETWDLTPTPIDMLVGFSHAEVGRAVAEFLFARGRRRLAVVAGDDERSTRRHEAFKAAATALGLPPVAMVVVPAPTTLKSGRRALAELLQADTRIDAVFCSSDLLALGVLTEAQARGLTVPAQLAVVGFGDLEFAADLHPALTTVHIDSTAIGQQAARFIVARAEGREVDQRVVDIGFSIVDRQSA